Proteins encoded within one genomic window of Humulus lupulus chromosome 1, drHumLupu1.1, whole genome shotgun sequence:
- the LOC133810862 gene encoding uncharacterized protein LOC133810862 isoform X2, translating into MEWTTVQHLDLRHVGRGLKPLQPHAATFHPHQALVAVAIGSYLIEFDAITGSKLSSINIGSPVVRMSYSPTSGHAVVAILEDCTIRSCDFDTEQTCVLHSPEKRMEQISSDSEVHLALTPLQPVVFFGFHRRMSVTVVGTVEGGKAPTKIKTDLKKPIVNLACHPRLPALYVAYADGLIRAYNIHTYAVHYTLQLDNTIKLIGAGAFAFHPTLEWIFVGDRRGTLLAWDVSTERPSMIGITQVGSQPISSVAWLPMLRILVTVSKDGNLQAWKTRVVVNPNRPPIAANFFEAAAIESIDIPCILSQQGGEAVYPLPRIKSIEVHPKLNLAALLFVNMTGGDNVKNRAAYTREGRKQLFAVLQSARGSSASVLKEKLSSLGSSGILADHQLQAQLQEHHLKGRSQLSISDIARKAFLYSHFMEGHAKSAPISRLPLITMLDVKHHLKDIPVCQPFHLELNFFNKENRVLHYPVRAFYVDGASLMAYNLCSGADSIYKKLYTSIPGNVEYHPKYMFYSKKQHIFLVVYEFSGSANEVVVYRENTESQTASSKCTTVKGRDAAFIGPNENQFAILDEDKTGLALYIVQGKTSQEGSEKIGALKENQPVDADVGSIKGPMQFIFEDDVDRIFSTPLESSLIFASHGNQIGLAKLVQGYQSGADGHYIPTKGEGKKSIKLKLNETVLQVQWQETVRGYVAGILTTTRVLLVSTDLDILASSSTKYDMGLPSFRSLLWVGPALLFSTATAISVLGWDGKVRTILSISMPHAVLVGALNDRLLLANPTEINPRQKKGVEIKSCLVGLLEPLLIGFATMQERFEQKLDLSEILYQITSRFDSLRITPKSLDILARGPPVCGDLAVSLSQAGPQFTQVSRGVYAIRALRFSTALSVLKDEFLRSRDYPRCPPTSHLFHRFRQLGYACIKFAQFDSAKETFEVIGDYESMLDLFICHLNPSAMRRLAQKLEEDGTESELRRYCERILRVRSTGWTQGIFANFAAESMVPKGPEWGGGNWEIKTPTNLKAIPQWELAAEVMPYMKTDDGTIPSIISDHIGVYLGSIKGRGNIVEVREDSLVRVLAPPAALDKPSGLPLASDISNKAKVADGDSKGNLLMGLETLNKQFTGSTASDEQAKAEEEFKKSMYGAADGSSSDEEGASKTKKLHIRIRDKPIASTTVDVNKIKEATKQLGLGLPISRTKSLASGSQDLGQMFNAANNAPVSAPIVSTPVDPFGTISLTQPATVSQPTPALMGSGVATGPIPEDFFQNTIPSLQVAASLPPPGTYLSKMDQAAQGVENKNLTSNQIHASQADIGLPDGGVPPQTTQQPVVAMDSFGLPDGGVPPQSSGQAPGLPQPLAPATQVPLSTQPLDLSILGVDAGKPPARPTSPPSSVRPGQVPRGAAAPVCFKIGIAHLEQNQLSDALSCFDEAFLALAKDQSRGADIKAQATICAQYKLAVNLLQEIGRLQKVKGASAISAKDEMARLSRHLGSLPLLAKHRINCIRTAIKRNMEVQNYAYSKQMLELLFSKAPPSKQDELRSLIDMCVQRGLSNKSIDPLEDPSQFCYATLSRLSTIGYDVCDLCGAKFSALSAPGCIICGMGSIKRSDALAGPVPSPFG; encoded by the exons ATGGAGTGGACGACAGTGCAACATCTGGATCTACGCCATGTGGGGCGTGGTCTTAAACCATTGCAGCCTCACGCCGCCACGTTTCACCCCCATCAAGCTCTGGTTGCCGTCGCTATTGGGAGCTACCTCATTG AATTTGATGCGATCACAGGAAGCAAGTTGTCTTCTATCAACATAGGCTCACCTGTCGTCCGTATGTCGTACAGTCCTACAAGTGGACATGCTGTAGTTGCCATACTCGAG GATTGTACCATTCGATCATGTGATTTTGATACTGAGCAAACCTGCGTCCTGCATTCACCAGAAAAGAGAATGGAACAGATATCTTCGGATTCAGAAGTCCATCTTGCTTTGACTCCTCTCCAACCTGTGGTTTTCTTTGGATTCCATCGAAGGATGAGTGTGACAG TTGTGGGAACTGTTGAAGGGGGTAAGGCTCCTACAAAAATAAAGACAGACTTAAAGAAGCCTATTGTCAATCTTGCTTGCCATCCTCGCCTCCCTGCTCTG TATGTGGCTTATGCAGATGGTTTGATTCGAGCATACAATATTCATACCTATGCTGTTCATTACACATTACAGC TTGACAACACCATAAAGCTTATTGGTGCTGGTGCATTTGCTTTTCACCCAACATTGGAATGGATATTTGTTGGCGATCGACGAGGTACACTTCTTGCATGGGATGTGTCAACTGAGAGACCCAGCATGATCGGAAT TACACAAGTAGGTTCTCAACCAATTTCATCAGTTGCTTGGCTTCCAATGTTGCGGATACTTGTAACTGTATCCAAGGATGGAAATCTTCAAGCATGGAAGACACGGGTCGTAGTTAATCCTAATAGACCTCCTATTGCAGCAAATTTTTTTGAGGCAGCTG CTATTGAATCAATTGATATCCCCTGCATCCTTTCTCAACAGGGTGGAGAAGCAGTTTATCCCTTGCCGCGAATAAAATCTATTGAAGTTCACCCCAAATTAAATTTAGCAGCACTGCTGTTTGTA AATATGACAGGTGGAGACAATGTGAAAAATAGGGCTGCATACACCAGGGAAGGGAGAAAACAACTATTTGCAGTTTTACAAAGTGCAAGAGGATCATCAG CTTCTGTGTTAAAAGAAAAACTTTCGTCCTTGGGTTCATCTGGAATCTTAGCTGACCATCAACTTCAGGCACAATTACAAGAGCATCATCTGAAAGG ACGCAGTCAACTTAGCATATCAGATATTGCAAGGAAGGCTTTTCTGTATAGT CATTTCATGGAAGGTCATGCTAAAAGTGCTCCAATTTCTCGGCTGCCACTCATCACCATGTTGGATGTTAAACATCATCTTAAGGACATTCCAGTTTGTCAG CCGTTTCACTTGGAGCTTAATTTCTTCAATAAAGAAAACCGGGTTCTCCATTATCCTGTTAGGGCATTTTACGTGGATGGTGCAAGCCTAATGGCATATAATCTATGCTCAGGGGCAGATAGTATCTACAAGAAACTTTATACCTCG ATTCCTGGAAATGTGGAATACCATCCAAAATACATGTTCTACAGTAAAAAGCAACATATTTTCCTTGTTGTTTATGAGTTTAGTGGTTCTGCAAATGAAGTGGTGGTTTATCGAGAAAATACCGAGTCTCAGACAGCAAGCAGTAAATGCACTACAGTGAAAG GTCGAGATGCAGCATTTATTGGTCCCAATGAAAATCAATTTGCAATTCTTGATGAAGATAAGACCGGACTGGCTTTATACATAGTGCAAGGAAAGACTTCTCAGGAAGGTAGTGAAAAAATTGGAGCCCTTAAAGAGAACCAACCTGTGGACGCTGATGTTGGCTCTATTAAAGGTCCAATGCAGTTTATATTTGAAGATGATGTTGATCGCATCTTTTCTACTCCGCTAG AGTCATCGTTGATATTTGCTTCTCATGGGAATCAGATTGGGTTGGCAAAGCTGGTTCAAGGATATCAATCAGGTGCTGATGGTCATTATATACCGACAAAAGGTGAAGGGAAAAAATCAATAAAGTTGAAATTAAATGAGACTGTACTTCAG GTTCAGTGGCAAGAAACTGTTCGAGGTTATGTTGCAGGTATATTAACCACAACAAGAGTGCTACTGGTCTCAACGGACCTTGATATTCTGGCTAGTAGTTCAACAAAATATGATATGGGACTACCTTCA TTTAGATCCCTTCTGTGGGTGGGTCCTGCACTTCTATTTTCTACTGCCACTGCAATTAGTGTGCTTGGCTGGGATGGGAAAGTGAGGACTATTCTCTCCATAAGTATGCCTCATGCAG TTTTGGTTGGTGCGCTCAATGATCGTCTGTTGCTTGCTAACCCAACTGAAATAAATCCTAGACAAAAGAAGGGAGTTGAGATTAAGAGTTGTCTAGTTGGGCTACTTGAACCTCTTCTTATCGGATTTGCTACTATGCAAGAACGATTTGAGCAGAAGCTTGACCTTTCAGAAATACTGTACCAAATTACTTCAAG GTTTGACAGCCTGCGTATTACCCCGAAGTCTCTTGATATTTTGGCTAGAGGCCCTCCTGTCTGTGGAGATCTTGCTGTGTCTTTATCCCAAGCAGGACCACAGTTCACGCAA GTGTCACGGGGAGTGTACGCTATTAGAGCTCTCCGCTTTTCTACTGCTCTATCTGTTTTAAAAGACGAGTTTCTTCGATCTAGAGATTATCCAAGATGCCCCCCAACTTCTCATTTGTTTCATCGTTTTCGTCAATTGGGCTATGCTTGTATCAA GTTTGCTCAGTTTGACAGTGCAAAAGAAACTTTTGAAGTTATTGGAGATTATGAAAGTATGCTTGATCTCTTCATATGCCACCTAAACCCCAGTGCAATGCGTCGTCTTGCTCAAAAATTGGAAGAAGATGGTACTGAGTCGGAATTGAGGCGATACTGTGAAAGGATATTAAGAGTTCGCTCTACTGGGTGGACACAAGGCATTTTTGCCAACTTTGCTGCCGAAAGTATGGTTCCTAAAGGACCTGAATGGGGTGGTGGAAACTGGGAAATTAAAACCCCTACCAACTTGAAGGCTATACCTCAGTGGGAGTTGGCTGCTGAAGTAATGCCATACATGAAGACAGATGATGGTACTATTCCATCCATAATTTCTGATCACATTGGTGTTTACTTGGGTTCAATTAAAGGAAGAGGCAACATTGTAGAAGTAAGGGAAGATAGCCTGGTCAGAGTTCTTGCTCCTCCTGCAGCTTTAGATAAGCCAAGTGGTCTTCCATTGGCTTCCGATATATCTAACAAGGCCAAAGTTGCTGATGGTGATTCCAAGGGCAATTTGCTGATGGGTCTAGAAACACTTAACAAACAGTTTACTGGTTCCACAGCTTCAGACGAACAGGCTAAAGCTGAAGAAGAATTTAAGAAATCTATGTATGGTGCTGCTGATGGTAGCAGCAGTGATGAGGAAGGAGCGTCAAAAACTAAAAAGTTACACATTAGAATACGTGATAAGCCAATTGCTTCTACTACAGTGGATGTGAATAAGATCAAAGAAGCCACAAAGCAGTTAGGGTTGGGTCTACCCATAAGCAGGACAAAATCATTAGCTAGTGGCTCGCAGGACCTTGGCCAGATGTTCAATGCAGCAAACAATGCACCAGTATCTGCACCAATAGTTTCTACTCCTGTTGATCCATTTGGTACAATCTCTTTGACACAACCTGCAACAGTATCACAGCCTACTCCTGCACTAATGGGTTCTGGAGTTGCCACTGGTCCTATTCCAGAGGACTTTTTCCAGAATACAATACCATCCCTACAGGTTGCAGCCTCACTGCCTCCTCCAGGGACTTATCTTTCAAAAATGGACCAAGCTGCTCAAGGGGTTGAAAACAAAAATTTAACATCTAATCAGATTCATGCATCTCAAGCTGATATTGGTCTTCCTGACGGTGGTGTTCCCCCTCAAACCACTCAACAACCTGTTGTTGCAATGGATTCTTTTGGACTTCCTGATGGCGGTGTCCCACCACAATCCTCAGGCCAGGCTCCTGGCTTGCCACAACCTCTAGCCCCGGCAACTCAGGTCCCACTTTCCACACAGCCTCTCGATCTTAGTATCCTTGGAGTTGATGCTGGAAAGCCTCCAGCACGTCCAACTTCTCCACCATCTTCTGTGCGTCCTGGACAG GTTCCCCGTGGTGCTGCTGCTCCTGTGTGTTTCAAGATTGGAATTGCCCACCTAGAACAGAATCAACTTTCCGATGCATTATCATGTTTTGATGAAGCTTTTCTCGCTCTGGCAAAAGATCAGTCCCGTGGAGCTGATATTAAAGCCCAAGCAACCATTTGTGCTCAGTACAAACTGGCAGTTAATCTGCTACAG GAAATCGGTCGGCTACAGAAAGTTAAAGGTGCTAGTGCAATCAGTGCAAAAGATGAGATGGCAAGACTTTCGCGTCATCTAGGTTCGTTGCCTCTTCTAGCGAAACATCGGATAAACTGCATCCGAACTGCCATCAAACGGAACATGGAAGTGCAAAATTATGCTTATTCCAAGCAGATGCTTGAACTCCTATTTTCTAAAGCACCTCCAAGCAAGCAAGATGAGCTAAGGAGCTTAATTGACATGTGTGTTCAGAGGGGTTTGTCCAACAAGTCTATTGATCCATTGGAAGATCCCTCTCAGTTTTGCTATGCCACCCTTAGTCGTTTGTCAACTATTGGATACGACGTCTGTGATCTCTGCGGGGCCAAGTTTTCTGCTCTCTCGGCACCTGGATGCATTATTTGTGGCATGGGAAGCATTAAAAGGTCTGATGCACTAGCAGGGCCAGTTCCTTCACCATTTGGGTGA
- the LOC133810862 gene encoding uncharacterized protein LOC133810862 isoform X1, which produces MEWTTVQHLDLRHVGRGLKPLQPHAATFHPHQALVAVAIGSYLIEFDAITGSKLSSINIGSPVVRMSYSPTSGHAVVAILEDCTIRSCDFDTEQTCVLHSPEKRMEQISSDSEVHLALTPLQPVVFFGFHRRMSVTVVGTVEGGKAPTKIKTDLKKPIVNLACHPRLPALYVAYADGLIRAYNIHTYAVHYTLQLDNTIKLIGAGAFAFHPTLEWIFVGDRRGTLLAWDVSTERPSMIGITQVGSQPISSVAWLPMLRILVTVSKDGNLQAWKTRVVVNPNRPPIAANFFEAAAIESIDIPCILSQQGGEAVYPLPRIKSIEVHPKLNLAALLFVNMTGGDNVKNRAAYTREGRKQLFAVLQSARGSSASVLKEKLSSLGSSGILADHQLQAQLQEHHLKGRRSQLSISDIARKAFLYSHFMEGHAKSAPISRLPLITMLDVKHHLKDIPVCQPFHLELNFFNKENRVLHYPVRAFYVDGASLMAYNLCSGADSIYKKLYTSIPGNVEYHPKYMFYSKKQHIFLVVYEFSGSANEVVVYRENTESQTASSKCTTVKGRDAAFIGPNENQFAILDEDKTGLALYIVQGKTSQEGSEKIGALKENQPVDADVGSIKGPMQFIFEDDVDRIFSTPLESSLIFASHGNQIGLAKLVQGYQSGADGHYIPTKGEGKKSIKLKLNETVLQVQWQETVRGYVAGILTTTRVLLVSTDLDILASSSTKYDMGLPSFRSLLWVGPALLFSTATAISVLGWDGKVRTILSISMPHAVLVGALNDRLLLANPTEINPRQKKGVEIKSCLVGLLEPLLIGFATMQERFEQKLDLSEILYQITSRFDSLRITPKSLDILARGPPVCGDLAVSLSQAGPQFTQVSRGVYAIRALRFSTALSVLKDEFLRSRDYPRCPPTSHLFHRFRQLGYACIKFAQFDSAKETFEVIGDYESMLDLFICHLNPSAMRRLAQKLEEDGTESELRRYCERILRVRSTGWTQGIFANFAAESMVPKGPEWGGGNWEIKTPTNLKAIPQWELAAEVMPYMKTDDGTIPSIISDHIGVYLGSIKGRGNIVEVREDSLVRVLAPPAALDKPSGLPLASDISNKAKVADGDSKGNLLMGLETLNKQFTGSTASDEQAKAEEEFKKSMYGAADGSSSDEEGASKTKKLHIRIRDKPIASTTVDVNKIKEATKQLGLGLPISRTKSLASGSQDLGQMFNAANNAPVSAPIVSTPVDPFGTISLTQPATVSQPTPALMGSGVATGPIPEDFFQNTIPSLQVAASLPPPGTYLSKMDQAAQGVENKNLTSNQIHASQADIGLPDGGVPPQTTQQPVVAMDSFGLPDGGVPPQSSGQAPGLPQPLAPATQVPLSTQPLDLSILGVDAGKPPARPTSPPSSVRPGQVPRGAAAPVCFKIGIAHLEQNQLSDALSCFDEAFLALAKDQSRGADIKAQATICAQYKLAVNLLQEIGRLQKVKGASAISAKDEMARLSRHLGSLPLLAKHRINCIRTAIKRNMEVQNYAYSKQMLELLFSKAPPSKQDELRSLIDMCVQRGLSNKSIDPLEDPSQFCYATLSRLSTIGYDVCDLCGAKFSALSAPGCIICGMGSIKRSDALAGPVPSPFG; this is translated from the exons ATGGAGTGGACGACAGTGCAACATCTGGATCTACGCCATGTGGGGCGTGGTCTTAAACCATTGCAGCCTCACGCCGCCACGTTTCACCCCCATCAAGCTCTGGTTGCCGTCGCTATTGGGAGCTACCTCATTG AATTTGATGCGATCACAGGAAGCAAGTTGTCTTCTATCAACATAGGCTCACCTGTCGTCCGTATGTCGTACAGTCCTACAAGTGGACATGCTGTAGTTGCCATACTCGAG GATTGTACCATTCGATCATGTGATTTTGATACTGAGCAAACCTGCGTCCTGCATTCACCAGAAAAGAGAATGGAACAGATATCTTCGGATTCAGAAGTCCATCTTGCTTTGACTCCTCTCCAACCTGTGGTTTTCTTTGGATTCCATCGAAGGATGAGTGTGACAG TTGTGGGAACTGTTGAAGGGGGTAAGGCTCCTACAAAAATAAAGACAGACTTAAAGAAGCCTATTGTCAATCTTGCTTGCCATCCTCGCCTCCCTGCTCTG TATGTGGCTTATGCAGATGGTTTGATTCGAGCATACAATATTCATACCTATGCTGTTCATTACACATTACAGC TTGACAACACCATAAAGCTTATTGGTGCTGGTGCATTTGCTTTTCACCCAACATTGGAATGGATATTTGTTGGCGATCGACGAGGTACACTTCTTGCATGGGATGTGTCAACTGAGAGACCCAGCATGATCGGAAT TACACAAGTAGGTTCTCAACCAATTTCATCAGTTGCTTGGCTTCCAATGTTGCGGATACTTGTAACTGTATCCAAGGATGGAAATCTTCAAGCATGGAAGACACGGGTCGTAGTTAATCCTAATAGACCTCCTATTGCAGCAAATTTTTTTGAGGCAGCTG CTATTGAATCAATTGATATCCCCTGCATCCTTTCTCAACAGGGTGGAGAAGCAGTTTATCCCTTGCCGCGAATAAAATCTATTGAAGTTCACCCCAAATTAAATTTAGCAGCACTGCTGTTTGTA AATATGACAGGTGGAGACAATGTGAAAAATAGGGCTGCATACACCAGGGAAGGGAGAAAACAACTATTTGCAGTTTTACAAAGTGCAAGAGGATCATCAG CTTCTGTGTTAAAAGAAAAACTTTCGTCCTTGGGTTCATCTGGAATCTTAGCTGACCATCAACTTCAGGCACAATTACAAGAGCATCATCTGAAAGG CAGACGCAGTCAACTTAGCATATCAGATATTGCAAGGAAGGCTTTTCTGTATAGT CATTTCATGGAAGGTCATGCTAAAAGTGCTCCAATTTCTCGGCTGCCACTCATCACCATGTTGGATGTTAAACATCATCTTAAGGACATTCCAGTTTGTCAG CCGTTTCACTTGGAGCTTAATTTCTTCAATAAAGAAAACCGGGTTCTCCATTATCCTGTTAGGGCATTTTACGTGGATGGTGCAAGCCTAATGGCATATAATCTATGCTCAGGGGCAGATAGTATCTACAAGAAACTTTATACCTCG ATTCCTGGAAATGTGGAATACCATCCAAAATACATGTTCTACAGTAAAAAGCAACATATTTTCCTTGTTGTTTATGAGTTTAGTGGTTCTGCAAATGAAGTGGTGGTTTATCGAGAAAATACCGAGTCTCAGACAGCAAGCAGTAAATGCACTACAGTGAAAG GTCGAGATGCAGCATTTATTGGTCCCAATGAAAATCAATTTGCAATTCTTGATGAAGATAAGACCGGACTGGCTTTATACATAGTGCAAGGAAAGACTTCTCAGGAAGGTAGTGAAAAAATTGGAGCCCTTAAAGAGAACCAACCTGTGGACGCTGATGTTGGCTCTATTAAAGGTCCAATGCAGTTTATATTTGAAGATGATGTTGATCGCATCTTTTCTACTCCGCTAG AGTCATCGTTGATATTTGCTTCTCATGGGAATCAGATTGGGTTGGCAAAGCTGGTTCAAGGATATCAATCAGGTGCTGATGGTCATTATATACCGACAAAAGGTGAAGGGAAAAAATCAATAAAGTTGAAATTAAATGAGACTGTACTTCAG GTTCAGTGGCAAGAAACTGTTCGAGGTTATGTTGCAGGTATATTAACCACAACAAGAGTGCTACTGGTCTCAACGGACCTTGATATTCTGGCTAGTAGTTCAACAAAATATGATATGGGACTACCTTCA TTTAGATCCCTTCTGTGGGTGGGTCCTGCACTTCTATTTTCTACTGCCACTGCAATTAGTGTGCTTGGCTGGGATGGGAAAGTGAGGACTATTCTCTCCATAAGTATGCCTCATGCAG TTTTGGTTGGTGCGCTCAATGATCGTCTGTTGCTTGCTAACCCAACTGAAATAAATCCTAGACAAAAGAAGGGAGTTGAGATTAAGAGTTGTCTAGTTGGGCTACTTGAACCTCTTCTTATCGGATTTGCTACTATGCAAGAACGATTTGAGCAGAAGCTTGACCTTTCAGAAATACTGTACCAAATTACTTCAAG GTTTGACAGCCTGCGTATTACCCCGAAGTCTCTTGATATTTTGGCTAGAGGCCCTCCTGTCTGTGGAGATCTTGCTGTGTCTTTATCCCAAGCAGGACCACAGTTCACGCAA GTGTCACGGGGAGTGTACGCTATTAGAGCTCTCCGCTTTTCTACTGCTCTATCTGTTTTAAAAGACGAGTTTCTTCGATCTAGAGATTATCCAAGATGCCCCCCAACTTCTCATTTGTTTCATCGTTTTCGTCAATTGGGCTATGCTTGTATCAA GTTTGCTCAGTTTGACAGTGCAAAAGAAACTTTTGAAGTTATTGGAGATTATGAAAGTATGCTTGATCTCTTCATATGCCACCTAAACCCCAGTGCAATGCGTCGTCTTGCTCAAAAATTGGAAGAAGATGGTACTGAGTCGGAATTGAGGCGATACTGTGAAAGGATATTAAGAGTTCGCTCTACTGGGTGGACACAAGGCATTTTTGCCAACTTTGCTGCCGAAAGTATGGTTCCTAAAGGACCTGAATGGGGTGGTGGAAACTGGGAAATTAAAACCCCTACCAACTTGAAGGCTATACCTCAGTGGGAGTTGGCTGCTGAAGTAATGCCATACATGAAGACAGATGATGGTACTATTCCATCCATAATTTCTGATCACATTGGTGTTTACTTGGGTTCAATTAAAGGAAGAGGCAACATTGTAGAAGTAAGGGAAGATAGCCTGGTCAGAGTTCTTGCTCCTCCTGCAGCTTTAGATAAGCCAAGTGGTCTTCCATTGGCTTCCGATATATCTAACAAGGCCAAAGTTGCTGATGGTGATTCCAAGGGCAATTTGCTGATGGGTCTAGAAACACTTAACAAACAGTTTACTGGTTCCACAGCTTCAGACGAACAGGCTAAAGCTGAAGAAGAATTTAAGAAATCTATGTATGGTGCTGCTGATGGTAGCAGCAGTGATGAGGAAGGAGCGTCAAAAACTAAAAAGTTACACATTAGAATACGTGATAAGCCAATTGCTTCTACTACAGTGGATGTGAATAAGATCAAAGAAGCCACAAAGCAGTTAGGGTTGGGTCTACCCATAAGCAGGACAAAATCATTAGCTAGTGGCTCGCAGGACCTTGGCCAGATGTTCAATGCAGCAAACAATGCACCAGTATCTGCACCAATAGTTTCTACTCCTGTTGATCCATTTGGTACAATCTCTTTGACACAACCTGCAACAGTATCACAGCCTACTCCTGCACTAATGGGTTCTGGAGTTGCCACTGGTCCTATTCCAGAGGACTTTTTCCAGAATACAATACCATCCCTACAGGTTGCAGCCTCACTGCCTCCTCCAGGGACTTATCTTTCAAAAATGGACCAAGCTGCTCAAGGGGTTGAAAACAAAAATTTAACATCTAATCAGATTCATGCATCTCAAGCTGATATTGGTCTTCCTGACGGTGGTGTTCCCCCTCAAACCACTCAACAACCTGTTGTTGCAATGGATTCTTTTGGACTTCCTGATGGCGGTGTCCCACCACAATCCTCAGGCCAGGCTCCTGGCTTGCCACAACCTCTAGCCCCGGCAACTCAGGTCCCACTTTCCACACAGCCTCTCGATCTTAGTATCCTTGGAGTTGATGCTGGAAAGCCTCCAGCACGTCCAACTTCTCCACCATCTTCTGTGCGTCCTGGACAG GTTCCCCGTGGTGCTGCTGCTCCTGTGTGTTTCAAGATTGGAATTGCCCACCTAGAACAGAATCAACTTTCCGATGCATTATCATGTTTTGATGAAGCTTTTCTCGCTCTGGCAAAAGATCAGTCCCGTGGAGCTGATATTAAAGCCCAAGCAACCATTTGTGCTCAGTACAAACTGGCAGTTAATCTGCTACAG GAAATCGGTCGGCTACAGAAAGTTAAAGGTGCTAGTGCAATCAGTGCAAAAGATGAGATGGCAAGACTTTCGCGTCATCTAGGTTCGTTGCCTCTTCTAGCGAAACATCGGATAAACTGCATCCGAACTGCCATCAAACGGAACATGGAAGTGCAAAATTATGCTTATTCCAAGCAGATGCTTGAACTCCTATTTTCTAAAGCACCTCCAAGCAAGCAAGATGAGCTAAGGAGCTTAATTGACATGTGTGTTCAGAGGGGTTTGTCCAACAAGTCTATTGATCCATTGGAAGATCCCTCTCAGTTTTGCTATGCCACCCTTAGTCGTTTGTCAACTATTGGATACGACGTCTGTGATCTCTGCGGGGCCAAGTTTTCTGCTCTCTCGGCACCTGGATGCATTATTTGTGGCATGGGAAGCATTAAAAGGTCTGATGCACTAGCAGGGCCAGTTCCTTCACCATTTGGGTGA